The Paucidesulfovibrio gracilis DSM 16080 genome contains a region encoding:
- a CDS encoding DEAD/DEAH box helicase, with protein MNDFQSLGLSETTIQALEAKGFQAPTPIQAQTIPLLLSGKTDIVGQAMTGTGKTAAFGLPIVECIPEKAGHVQALVLAPTRELAIQVADEIHSLKGQRRLSVVPIYGGQAMAPQLNALRRGADVVVGTPGRVLDHLRRGTLRLDHVSFLVLDEADEMCNMGFVDDVREIFSHAGQDRRTLLFSATMPREVLSIAAEFMADYKVINVRNEADAVPLTRQIFHEVMAQDRFEALCRVIDAEPDFYGLVFCRTKAECDRLAEWLSERGYPAEPIHGDLSQPRREDILQRFRRRRATILVATDVAARGIDVPDLTHVVNFAPPQSAETYVHRTGRTGRAGKEGVAVSLIAPSEFRKLMYIARSAGLRLEKKPLPTVEDVIRVRRKNILRQFALENADTASQAYHDLAREVLAEGDPEEILAGLLQRLYGKQLDPKAYREVRSIRKPGHSGGRVRFRAAVGRAHGMTPRKFVDFVCQQAHIRPFKVQNVRISGKHSTFTVPERDGETVMRSLNRRNNGERPLVSRG; from the coding sequence ATGAACGATTTTCAATCCCTGGGGCTTTCGGAGACTACAATCCAAGCCCTGGAAGCCAAGGGGTTTCAAGCCCCAACCCCGATTCAGGCCCAGACTATTCCTCTTCTTTTATCCGGTAAAACAGACATTGTCGGCCAGGCCATGACCGGCACGGGCAAAACCGCTGCCTTCGGCCTCCCCATCGTCGAGTGTATTCCTGAAAAAGCTGGCCACGTCCAGGCGTTGGTTTTGGCTCCCACACGTGAGCTTGCAATTCAGGTGGCTGACGAAATTCATTCCTTGAAAGGTCAGCGGCGGCTTTCCGTGGTTCCTATCTATGGTGGCCAGGCCATGGCGCCACAGCTCAATGCATTGCGTCGTGGAGCCGATGTTGTCGTCGGAACTCCTGGGCGAGTTTTGGACCATCTTCGCCGTGGAACGTTGCGACTTGATCACGTCTCCTTTTTGGTTCTCGATGAAGCTGACGAGATGTGCAATATGGGTTTTGTGGATGACGTGCGTGAAATCTTCTCCCATGCGGGGCAAGATCGACGGACCTTGTTGTTTTCCGCCACTATGCCTCGGGAAGTGCTCAGCATTGCCGCGGAGTTCATGGCCGACTACAAGGTGATCAACGTACGGAATGAAGCGGATGCTGTTCCGTTGACACGTCAGATTTTTCATGAAGTCATGGCGCAGGATCGTTTTGAAGCGCTTTGTCGGGTCATTGACGCGGAACCGGATTTTTACGGGTTGGTCTTTTGCCGGACCAAGGCGGAATGTGATCGTTTGGCGGAATGGCTTTCGGAGCGGGGGTATCCCGCAGAGCCGATTCACGGCGATCTGTCACAGCCCCGGCGTGAGGACATTCTTCAGCGATTCCGCCGTCGTCGTGCCACGATTTTGGTTGCCACGGATGTAGCTGCCCGCGGTATCGACGTGCCGGATTTGACCCACGTGGTAAACTTTGCTCCGCCGCAAAGCGCGGAAACGTACGTTCATCGTACTGGCCGAACCGGACGCGCTGGCAAAGAAGGCGTGGCGGTATCCCTTATCGCGCCGAGCGAATTTCGTAAGCTGATGTATATCGCCCGAAGTGCCGGTCTGCGTCTGGAAAAAAAGCCGCTTCCCACTGTTGAGGATGTGATCCGGGTTCGCCGGAAAAACATTCTGCGACAGTTTGCCTTGGAGAACGCTGATACCGCTTCGCAGGCGTACCACGACTTGGCGCGTGAAGTATTGGCCGAAGGTGATCCGGAAGAAATCCTTGCCGGTCTCCTGCAACGTCTCTATGGAAAGCAACTCGACCCCAAAGCCTATCGGGAAGTGCGCAGCATCCGCAAACCCGGTCATAGTGGGGGACGGGTTCGTTTCCGGGCCGCTGTTGGTCGCGCTCATGGTATGACCCCGAGGAAGTTTGTGGATTTTGTTTGTCAACAAGCTCACATCCGGCCGTTTAAGGTGCAGAATGTTCGCATTAGTGGGAAGCATTCCACCTTTACCGTTCCGGAACGGGATGGAGAAACCGTGATGCGGTCCCTCAACCGTCGAAATAATGGGGAGCGTCCCTTGGTTTCCCGGGGGTAA
- a CDS encoding uracil-xanthine permease family protein, with amino-acid sequence MRPPNLIYALDDRPSPSIGTLLGLQHVSIVAIAFVFPVLLVRETGGTTLEASFMVSMSMLAGAVGVVVQALKRGPLGSGYLCPQVCGPSFLTASLLAAHAGGLPLVLGMTMFAGAFEALLSRVLHKLRFLFPAEVTGVIVSMVGITVIAVAGKNFLGFERGGNAIDPSSLTVAMITLLTMIGLNVWSKGNLKLFCILVGMLVGYGAAMTVGLLPVDELTQTLSQPIVWNPFAHHPGWSFDIALTGPFAVAVLCSMLKSVGDLTTCQRINKTNWVRPDMENIRKGVLGDATGCFAAGVFGGMAQSTSSANIGLSIATKATSRTLSLFIGGILALLAFCPKLAAIFAVMPAPVVGATLFFALSFMIVAGVQIMTSRMLDARKTFVIGLSIIAGLLVDVLPEAFTAVPPILQPVFSSSLSACTITAVLLNLIFRIGIKHSVRITISKNDPIGEIITQFMDKQGAAWGARPEIIARASTAVMEYLEALREAYDPNPATVQVSFDELHLKIQILHQGTPLPIPEQRPTPETLLESEKGMTLMGAWMCARLTDNITSTTFNGQAVVKMHWEH; translated from the coding sequence ATGAGGCCACCAAACTTAATTTATGCGTTGGACGATCGCCCTTCCCCCTCCATCGGGACACTGCTTGGCCTGCAGCATGTCAGTATCGTGGCAATTGCTTTTGTTTTTCCCGTACTTCTCGTTCGAGAAACAGGAGGAACAACCCTTGAAGCCTCATTCATGGTCAGTATGTCCATGCTCGCCGGAGCCGTAGGCGTAGTAGTTCAAGCACTAAAACGCGGTCCGTTGGGTTCTGGTTATTTGTGTCCACAAGTATGCGGCCCATCCTTTTTAACAGCCTCCCTTCTTGCGGCCCATGCAGGCGGTCTTCCGCTTGTTCTGGGTATGACGATGTTCGCCGGAGCATTCGAAGCGCTACTTTCACGTGTTCTGCACAAACTCCGCTTTCTGTTTCCGGCCGAAGTCACCGGCGTCATCGTCTCCATGGTCGGAATCACTGTTATTGCCGTGGCCGGGAAAAACTTCCTTGGCTTTGAACGCGGAGGAAACGCCATTGACCCATCAAGTCTGACCGTTGCCATGATTACCCTGTTGACCATGATTGGTCTGAATGTCTGGAGCAAGGGAAATCTCAAGCTCTTCTGTATCCTTGTCGGAATGCTCGTTGGATACGGTGCCGCCATGACTGTCGGGCTGCTGCCGGTGGACGAACTGACCCAAACCCTCAGCCAGCCCATAGTTTGGAATCCTTTTGCCCATCATCCTGGGTGGAGCTTTGATATCGCCCTAACCGGCCCGTTTGCCGTGGCCGTGCTCTGCTCAATGCTCAAAAGCGTTGGCGACTTGACGACGTGTCAACGCATCAACAAGACGAATTGGGTCAGGCCGGACATGGAAAACATCCGCAAAGGGGTTCTGGGGGATGCCACAGGTTGCTTTGCTGCCGGAGTTTTCGGAGGGATGGCGCAATCCACCTCCTCGGCCAACATCGGACTTTCCATTGCCACGAAGGCCACGAGTCGGACCCTTTCACTTTTCATCGGGGGCATACTGGCGCTTCTGGCGTTTTGCCCCAAACTCGCTGCCATTTTTGCCGTAATGCCTGCCCCTGTGGTCGGTGCCACGCTTTTTTTTGCTCTGAGCTTCATGATTGTAGCCGGAGTCCAGATCATGACCTCGCGCATGTTGGACGCACGAAAAACTTTTGTCATCGGTCTCAGCATTATTGCCGGTCTTCTCGTGGACGTGCTTCCAGAAGCATTTACAGCAGTTCCCCCAATACTGCAGCCTGTCTTTTCCTCTTCACTCTCGGCCTGCACCATCACTGCCGTACTTCTAAACCTCATCTTTCGAATCGGCATCAAACACTCCGTCCGAATCACCATATCGAAAAACGATCCCATCGGCGAAATTATTACCCAATTTATGGACAAACAGGGTGCCGCATGGGGCGCCCGCCCGGAAATCATTGCACGGGCAAGCACCGCCGTCATGGAATATCTTGAAGCACTCCGGGAAGCATACGACCCAAACCCGGCTACCGTGCAGGTCTCGTTCGATGAGTTACATCTCAAAATTCAAATTCTGCACCAGGGAACGCCACTTCCCATCCCTGAACAGCGCCCTACGCCGGAAACATTGCTGGAATCCGAAAAGGGCATGACGCTAATGGGGGCATGGATGTGCGCACGGTTGACAGACAACATCACCAGCACGACGTTCAATGGCCAGGCCGTCGTCAAAATGCATTGGGAGCACTAG
- a CDS encoding isoaspartyl peptidase/L-asparaginase — MANPPVSSPLQRPLILVHGGAYDIPETAHQAHLSGCSNAAQAGYQILAQGGSALDAVEAAVRIMEDDPTFDAGLGSFLNADGEVELDSIIMDGATLNFGSVAAVQRIKNPVSLARLVMDKSGHCMLAGNGAFQFADKMGIRPCRTQDLLHGRERERWEKARSGEQQKYDEFGNPLEMPSDTVGAVAIDQNGKIAGATSTGGTFNKLPGRVGDSPLVGCGCYADNLAGAASSTGQGETFMKIVACKTACDFMKSGMTAQEAADATIAQLGTRTSGKGGLILLSPNGDVGVAHNCRNIAYALQAADQPLHAGIENAR; from the coding sequence ATGGCAAATCCCCCGGTCTCCTCCCCCCTGCAACGTCCACTGATCCTGGTGCACGGCGGTGCATACGACATCCCCGAAACGGCTCATCAGGCACACTTGTCAGGCTGCTCCAACGCCGCTCAAGCCGGGTATCAAATACTTGCCCAGGGCGGATCGGCGCTGGACGCCGTGGAAGCGGCTGTCCGCATCATGGAGGACGACCCGACATTTGATGCCGGACTTGGATCATTTCTCAACGCTGATGGTGAAGTTGAACTTGATTCCATCATTATGGACGGTGCCACGTTGAACTTCGGATCCGTTGCAGCTGTTCAACGAATCAAAAATCCTGTTTCCCTGGCTCGTTTGGTCATGGACAAAAGCGGCCACTGCATGCTGGCCGGAAACGGCGCTTTTCAGTTTGCCGACAAGATGGGTATTCGTCCTTGCCGAACACAGGATTTGCTGCATGGACGAGAAAGAGAGCGTTGGGAAAAAGCACGTTCAGGCGAGCAACAAAAGTATGACGAATTCGGCAACCCCTTGGAAATGCCTTCCGACACCGTAGGAGCTGTTGCTATTGACCAAAATGGCAAAATCGCCGGCGCCACGTCCACCGGGGGTACATTCAATAAGCTCCCCGGACGGGTGGGGGATTCTCCTCTAGTGGGATGTGGTTGCTATGCGGACAACTTGGCAGGGGCTGCCTCCTCCACCGGCCAGGGGGAAACCTTTATGAAAATTGTAGCCTGCAAAACAGCCTGTGACTTTATGAAATCCGGCATGACGGCCCAAGAAGCAGCCGATGCGACTATCGCCCAACTGGGGACGCGGACCAGCGGGAAAGGCGGCTTGATCCTGCTATCTCCTAACGGAGACGTCGGCGTTGCGCACAACTGCCGCAACATTGCCTATGCACTGCAAGCGGCTGACCAACCACTCCATGCTGGAATTGAAAACGCACGGTAG
- the infA gene encoding translation initiation factor IF-1, with protein MSKEEGITVQGTVEEALPNAMFRVELENGHEVLAHISGKMRKFRIRVMPGDTVTVELSPYDLTRGRITFRPR; from the coding sequence ATGTCCAAAGAGGAAGGAATCACCGTTCAAGGCACTGTCGAAGAGGCACTGCCCAATGCCATGTTTCGTGTGGAGCTTGAAAACGGGCACGAAGTCCTGGCTCATATTTCCGGGAAAATGCGCAAGTTTCGCATCCGTGTGATGCCCGGAGATACGGTCACCGTTGAGTTGTCGCCGTATGACTTGACCCGGGGCCGCATTACCTTCCGTCCCCGCTAG
- a CDS encoding amino acid ABC transporter permease — MIKFWLEKTWVQYLLLFGIVGCILFYWIYAFKSPYEFQWSVLFEHNTTYDKHFGLELLHGLLTTITISLISAAIALLLGVFFGLARLSEFKPLYWLATAYVEFFRNTPLLIQLFFWYYAFPQLLPDGIRDWVYFDIDMTWFGMKIAFEFWCATVGLAVYTGSYMAEVIRAGLQSIPKGLLEAAYSSGLSYMQVLMKIILPIAFRNIIPPLGSEFLNNLKNSSLAMVVGVAELTWTSQDVEALTFKGFEAACAASVLYLLTCLFTSGVMNSINRRLQVSNGTPRSGLMDRCLDCCLAPVEKGYRNVSRTLRRAERKRKLKRRARAEVGVVPLWQVYLEKIWVIFVAILKIAFVLILLFLVGKTLIALWGYDWSGIKENLHVLTLFRFPAPASEAIYWGLGGLVLTLIMSIIVLAVSFPIGLLVGLGRSSRNQLFRIPCTAYIELIRGNPLIMVIFWSYFFIGVVRGGNYLDAITSATIAMTVFNAAYIAEIVRAGIQNLPSGQFEAAYSTGLGYWQTMRKIVLPQSLKQMLPAIVGQSVAMIKDTSLAYIIGATELTLAGQIIINRRTDLIFEIYTVIALLYFLMCYSLSLWARRLEHRLSPEQVRLEM; from the coding sequence ATGATTAAATTTTGGCTTGAAAAGACCTGGGTACAATACCTGCTACTCTTCGGAATTGTCGGCTGTATTCTTTTTTATTGGATATACGCCTTTAAATCTCCGTACGAGTTCCAGTGGAGCGTGCTCTTTGAGCATAACACCACTTATGACAAACATTTCGGCCTGGAACTCCTGCATGGTCTGCTGACCACCATCACCATCTCCCTGATCAGCGCAGCCATTGCCCTGCTGCTGGGAGTCTTTTTCGGCCTGGCCAGACTTTCTGAATTCAAGCCTTTGTACTGGCTAGCTACGGCGTATGTGGAATTTTTCCGTAATACTCCTCTGCTGATCCAACTTTTCTTCTGGTACTACGCCTTTCCACAGCTTTTACCGGACGGCATTCGGGATTGGGTTTACTTCGATATCGACATGACCTGGTTCGGCATGAAAATCGCCTTTGAATTCTGGTGTGCCACGGTGGGACTGGCCGTGTACACCGGCTCCTATATGGCCGAGGTCATTCGTGCGGGTCTGCAGTCCATCCCCAAAGGCCTGTTGGAAGCGGCATATTCTTCTGGCTTAAGCTACATGCAGGTTTTGATGAAAATCATCCTGCCCATTGCCTTCCGCAACATTATCCCTCCCCTGGGCAGCGAATTTCTGAACAACCTGAAAAACTCCTCCCTGGCCATGGTTGTTGGCGTGGCGGAATTGACATGGACGTCCCAGGACGTGGAAGCCCTCACATTCAAGGGCTTTGAAGCAGCCTGTGCCGCTTCCGTGCTGTATTTGCTGACCTGCTTGTTTACATCCGGCGTGATGAACTCCATCAACCGTCGATTGCAGGTCTCCAACGGCACCCCTCGAAGCGGTCTGATGGACCGATGTCTTGATTGTTGCCTTGCCCCTGTTGAAAAGGGATATCGTAATGTTTCAAGGACACTGCGCAGAGCTGAGCGCAAAAGAAAGCTCAAACGCCGCGCCCGGGCAGAGGTGGGTGTGGTTCCACTTTGGCAGGTTTATCTGGAAAAAATATGGGTCATCTTTGTAGCAATTCTTAAAATTGCCTTTGTACTCATTCTGCTATTTCTTGTCGGCAAAACCCTTATCGCGCTGTGGGGCTACGATTGGAGCGGCATTAAGGAAAATCTCCATGTCCTGACCTTGTTCCGCTTCCCCGCTCCGGCTTCCGAAGCAATCTACTGGGGACTCGGCGGCCTGGTTCTGACCCTGATCATGTCCATCATTGTCCTGGCTGTGAGTTTCCCGATCGGTCTTCTTGTCGGGCTGGGTCGCTCCTCACGAAATCAGCTCTTTCGGATTCCATGCACGGCATACATTGAGCTGATCCGCGGCAACCCCCTGATCATGGTCATCTTCTGGTCCTACTTCTTCATCGGGGTAGTACGCGGCGGCAACTACCTTGACGCGATCACCTCGGCGACTATCGCCATGACCGTTTTCAACGCTGCCTACATCGCGGAAATCGTCCGTGCGGGCATCCAAAATCTGCCTTCCGGCCAATTTGAAGCTGCCTACTCTACAGGACTCGGCTACTGGCAAACCATGCGAAAAATCGTATTGCCGCAGTCCTTGAAACAAATGTTGCCAGCTATTGTGGGGCAGTCCGTGGCCATGATCAAAGACACCTCCCTGGCATATATCATCGGTGCCACGGAGTTGACCCTTGCAGGCCAGATCATCATCAACAGGCGTACCGACCTGATCTTTGAGATTTACACTGTGATCGCCCTGCTGTACTTCCTGATGTGCTACAGCCTGAGTCTCTGGGCCAGACGCCTTGAACATCGACTCAGTCCGGAACAGGTCCGTCTGGAAATGTAG
- a CDS encoding RNA recognition motif domain-containing protein gives MSKNIYVGNLPWSSTEEEVRAAFANYGEVLSVKLIEDRETGRPRGFGFVEMDDQGALAAIEGLDGSNFGGRNIKVNEARPRAERPRW, from the coding sequence ATGAGCAAGAACATCTATGTGGGCAACCTGCCCTGGAGTTCCACCGAAGAGGAAGTGCGTGCCGCCTTTGCCAACTATGGTGAAGTTCTGTCCGTGAAGTTGATTGAGGACCGTGAAACCGGCCGCCCCCGTGGTTTCGGCTTTGTCGAAATGGACGACCAGGGTGCCCTCGCCGCTATCGAAGGCCTGGACGGCAGCAATTTCGGTGGCCGCAATATCAAGGTCAACGAAGCCCGGCCTCGCGCCGAGCGTCCGCGCTGGTAG
- a CDS encoding transporter substrate-binding domain-containing protein has protein sequence MRKTRIVALAALVVMLATSLAYAGPTYDRVMQEKVCRVGLMANSKPAGFINENGDWIGFDVDIATELCRRLGVKIEKVQVNNKTRVTMVQTGQIDMSLANMTHKRERDKSIDFSITYFFDGQKFLVRKGTASSWQDLVGKKIASMQGTTSELNVRALLKKLGDPDADNNVISYQNEAECFQALKMGRVAAWSTDSTLLIGYAAEEPGKFELIGDFFSNEPYGVGLPEDDSAWRDAINFALQDMWQDGTYKKIYDKWYGPESKWAFPLTDEIELWP, from the coding sequence ATGAGAAAAACCAGAATCGTCGCCCTCGCCGCCCTGGTGGTCATGTTGGCCACCTCCCTGGCCTATGCCGGTCCTACTTACGACCGTGTCATGCAGGAAAAAGTCTGTCGTGTCGGCCTGATGGCCAACTCCAAGCCCGCTGGGTTCATCAATGAGAACGGCGACTGGATCGGCTTTGACGTGGACATCGCCACGGAACTTTGCCGCCGCCTTGGTGTGAAAATCGAAAAGGTCCAGGTCAACAACAAAACCCGAGTGACCATGGTCCAGACCGGTCAGATCGACATGTCTCTGGCCAACATGACCCACAAACGCGAGCGTGATAAGTCCATCGACTTCTCCATCACGTATTTCTTTGACGGCCAGAAATTCCTGGTCCGCAAGGGTACCGCCTCTTCCTGGCAGGATCTAGTCGGCAAAAAGATCGCTTCCATGCAGGGAACCACCTCCGAACTGAACGTTCGCGCTCTGCTGAAAAAGCTCGGTGATCCCGATGCCGACAATAATGTCATCTCCTACCAGAACGAAGCTGAGTGCTTCCAGGCGCTGAAGATGGGCCGTGTGGCTGCATGGTCTACGGACTCCACCCTGCTCATCGGCTACGCTGCCGAGGAACCCGGCAAGTTTGAGCTGATCGGCGACTTCTTCTCCAACGAGCCGTACGGCGTTGGCCTGCCCGAAGATGACTCCGCCTGGCGCGACGCCATCAACTTTGCGCTGCAGGATATGTGGCAGGACGGCACCTACAAAAAGATCTACGACAAGTGGTATGGCCCGGAATCCAAGTGGGCGTTCCCGCTCACCGATGAAATCGAGCTTTGGCCGTAA